From a region of the Paenibacillus segetis genome:
- a CDS encoding dockerin type I domain-containing protein — protein MLNSKLKKTWRVGGIAALALLMVLQTLVFVPGPVQASTTNIEDMVVDEQIGDSATIPNEEPNTNPDDESVDDPNEESAVEEPTLEEEETDQLEGATDPEVTVTQTVYRNEPLFNHDFEMGAGSTVPGWSMFFTANDSTSYEVTQDVRYYGNSSLKLVDKSNTLPIYLQSDQRTVTPGYEYNGSAMMYIAPNAGNAAGASLVLRFYDETGKQVNTDKDGANIVHLRTVGSWTRVTVTGTAPANAVYARMAASISNYFTAESGAFYDDFTLTSPQEGAAPGTLHLQMPSGILANQQLEAKVLLSRGMNVQAVQGSLAYDPSVLEVINAVVADEFNTGGAATLDMSNDAGVLKFEVSKPEGSVVNDDKQVLNVTFRVLSEAPQVDVTLLESSGVQDVDAVENNKMYIGAADERSSTYIRRASLDVNGDGKVDLFDVMVVAKLVDRMVTNDNWMYDLNNDGRIDQADVVALTDAILSKLLN, from the coding sequence ATGCTAAACTCCAAATTAAAGAAGACTTGGAGAGTTGGAGGGATCGCAGCATTAGCGTTATTGATGGTACTGCAAACACTGGTGTTCGTTCCTGGTCCAGTCCAAGCTTCTACGACTAACATAGAAGACATGGTTGTTGATGAACAGATAGGAGACTCGGCTACCATTCCGAATGAAGAACCAAATACCAATCCGGATGACGAATCGGTTGACGATCCAAATGAAGAGTCTGCTGTTGAAGAACCGACTTTGGAGGAAGAGGAGACAGACCAGCTTGAGGGTGCTACGGATCCGGAGGTCACGGTTACTCAAACGGTCTATCGTAATGAACCACTCTTTAATCATGACTTTGAGATGGGAGCGGGCAGTACGGTTCCAGGGTGGAGTATGTTTTTTACTGCAAATGACAGCACTTCATATGAAGTAACCCAGGATGTACGTTATTATGGCAACTCCAGTCTTAAGCTGGTGGATAAGTCCAATACATTACCAATCTATTTGCAAAGTGATCAACGTACAGTAACGCCAGGCTATGAGTATAATGGCTCGGCGATGATGTATATTGCCCCGAATGCTGGGAACGCAGCAGGAGCGAGCTTGGTGCTTCGTTTCTATGATGAGACAGGTAAACAGGTAAATACAGATAAGGATGGAGCCAATATCGTTCATTTAAGAACCGTTGGGTCCTGGACACGAGTAACTGTCACGGGTACTGCTCCAGCTAATGCAGTATACGCAAGAATGGCGGCATCCATCTCTAACTATTTTACGGCTGAATCAGGCGCATTCTATGATGACTTTACTTTGACTTCACCTCAAGAGGGTGCAGCACCAGGCACACTGCATCTACAAATGCCTTCGGGTATTCTAGCAAACCAACAGTTAGAAGCAAAAGTCTTACTGAGCCGTGGGATGAATGTTCAGGCGGTTCAAGGTAGCTTGGCTTATGACCCATCGGTTCTAGAGGTTATCAATGCAGTTGTAGCAGATGAGTTCAATACAGGTGGAGCTGCAACACTGGATATGAGCAATGATGCAGGCGTTCTTAAATTTGAGGTATCCAAACCAGAGGGTTCTGTTGTTAATGATGATAAGCAAGTATTGAATGTTACATTTAGGGTATTAAGTGAAGCGCCGCAAGTGGATGTTACACTGCTAGAAAGCTCTGGCGTACAGGATGTAGATGCAGTTGAGAACAATAAGATGTATATCGGTGCAGCAGATGAGAGATCAAGCACTTATATTCGTAGAGCATCTCTTGATGTAAATGGTGATGGTAAGGTCGATCTTTTTGATGTAATGGTTGTAGCGAAGCTAGTGGATCGCATGGTGACCAATGATAACTGGATGTATGATTTAAATAATGACGGCAGAATTGATCAAGCGGATGTCGTAGCACTGACCGATGCGATCCTGTCGAAATTGCTGAATTAG
- a CDS encoding NAD-dependent epimerase/dehydratase family protein, with amino-acid sequence MRIVVAGASGIVGRLLVPMLVQAGHEVTGLIRNPDYIPAIKNMRGLPVTVDVFDREAVFEIIKEAQPEIIIHQLTALSARNFVDNANIRKEGTRNLVDAALAAGVRKMIAQSISWAYAPGEGLAKEDEPLDIGAPLPRLTTIEGIQSLESTVAEIPEHVILRYGKFYGSGTWYASDGYIAEQVRRSELVATDGISSFVHVNDAASGAHLALHWPTGIYNIVDNEPAPEREWLPIYANFLGAAVPTYQSGSSRGERGASNSKALACGWEPQYASWREGFRRELT; translated from the coding sequence ATGAGGATCGTAGTAGCAGGAGCAAGTGGCATCGTAGGAAGACTACTTGTGCCCATGTTAGTCCAAGCAGGGCATGAGGTTACGGGATTGATCCGAAATCCGGATTATATTCCGGCGATTAAGAATATGAGAGGTCTCCCCGTAACGGTAGATGTATTTGACCGAGAAGCAGTGTTTGAAATCATAAAGGAAGCTCAGCCAGAAATCATTATTCATCAACTGACGGCCCTAAGTGCTCGTAACTTTGTAGACAATGCCAATATTCGGAAGGAAGGAACGCGTAATCTCGTAGATGCAGCCTTAGCTGCTGGTGTCCGCAAGATGATTGCGCAGAGTATCTCTTGGGCTTATGCTCCTGGGGAAGGATTGGCTAAGGAAGATGAGCCTCTTGATATCGGAGCTCCTTTACCAAGATTAACAACGATCGAAGGAATCCAATCTTTAGAGAGCACGGTTGCGGAAATACCAGAGCATGTTATTTTACGCTACGGCAAATTTTATGGATCTGGTACCTGGTACGCATCAGATGGTTATATTGCTGAGCAAGTACGACGAAGTGAACTGGTCGCGACAGATGGAATAAGTTCCTTCGTTCATGTGAACGATGCAGCTAGTGGAGCGCATCTTGCGCTTCATTGGCCAACGGGCATATACAACATTGTGGACAATGAACCCGCACCAGAAAGGGAGTGGTTACCCATTTATGCTAACTTCTTAGGCGCAGCAGTTCCCACTTATCAGAGTGGAAGTAGTAGAGGTGAACGGGGGGCTTCAAATAGCAAAGCATTAGCATGTGGTTGGGAACCTCAATATGCTTCTTGGCGTGAAGGATTCAGGAGGGAATTGACATAA
- a CDS encoding S-layer homology domain-containing protein translates to MKKMMFALCLILLSSSLFTFGSTNVKAATGSQITLSSNSNSVRVGDTVKVQVNGEQFTDLFGAEVTLTYEPQALQVLEVKEGDAYDDFGAYVNHVDMGELYIPLVRKQLLVNQQSTVRLVEITFRALKEKDTVVEVTRVKAVSSERLTNTQGYKDLKVLTSDLGAGLTIKIAKQIDKAPDSGSGSGQTGSNIAPSPSKNMKQETDALLQEKDPLRAAGKLQSLLNGLNSEPNSADKDVLLKTAGTILDGISQVPVTKEGSGTNETYVITSDDVNTRNALIQGIKESLSKLNMKLPEIEQTNLRAFMGYSLDGRDVNKLGVYRLNEDTGAWEYIWGAIHQAQTNEFTIGVQQAGTYRVMEFIKKYEDTTEIYAEARYATEVLTAKHILNGTSESIFSPSKQVTRAEFASMIVRALLQDQVVTSSGGGATYSDVRTNEWYYGYVETLQQLQIINGFGDGTFRPNDPVTREQMVVIVMKALESLGLAPADNMQTTGEQFEDDQAISGWAKESVISARGMNIVSGTGQNQFVPKQSSNRADTAVFIWKMLQYAK, encoded by the coding sequence ATGAAAAAAATGATGTTCGCCCTATGCCTGATCCTATTGAGTTCATCGTTATTTACTTTCGGAAGTACGAACGTTAAGGCAGCTACGGGTTCTCAGATTACATTAAGCAGTAATTCTAATAGTGTTCGTGTTGGAGATACGGTGAAGGTGCAAGTCAATGGGGAACAGTTCACTGATCTATTCGGAGCTGAAGTGACATTAACGTACGAACCCCAAGCCTTGCAGGTGTTAGAGGTCAAAGAAGGTGACGCGTATGATGATTTTGGTGCATATGTAAATCATGTTGATATGGGCGAGCTTTACATTCCTCTAGTAAGAAAGCAATTGCTGGTCAATCAGCAATCCACTGTTCGCTTGGTAGAAATAACGTTTAGAGCACTTAAAGAAAAAGATACAGTAGTAGAAGTGACTCGTGTTAAAGCTGTAAGTAGTGAAAGGTTGACGAATACACAAGGATACAAAGATTTGAAAGTGCTTACATCCGATTTAGGTGCAGGGTTAACGATTAAAATTGCGAAGCAGATCGACAAGGCTCCAGATAGCGGTTCTGGCTCAGGACAGACCGGATCCAATATAGCTCCAAGTCCAAGCAAGAATATGAAACAAGAAACCGACGCTCTTTTACAGGAAAAAGATCCTTTACGTGCTGCTGGTAAGTTACAGTCCCTACTTAATGGGTTAAATTCAGAGCCAAACTCTGCGGATAAGGATGTATTGTTGAAAACCGCAGGGACAATCCTTGATGGAATTTCTCAGGTACCCGTCACCAAGGAGGGTTCAGGTACGAATGAAACCTATGTAATTACATCTGACGATGTGAATACACGAAATGCACTTATACAAGGCATTAAAGAATCACTGTCTAAATTGAATATGAAACTTCCAGAAATCGAGCAGACCAATCTACGAGCATTTATGGGATATTCGCTGGATGGACGTGATGTAAATAAGCTAGGCGTATATCGTCTTAACGAAGATACGGGCGCATGGGAGTATATATGGGGCGCCATTCATCAAGCACAAACCAATGAATTTACCATCGGAGTTCAGCAGGCAGGAACTTATCGCGTGATGGAATTCATTAAGAAATATGAGGATACGACGGAAATCTATGCGGAAGCTCGTTATGCGACTGAGGTGTTGACGGCGAAGCATATTTTGAATGGAACCTCGGAGTCAATATTCTCGCCTAGTAAACAAGTAACCCGTGCCGAATTCGCTTCCATGATTGTGAGAGCGCTTTTACAGGATCAGGTTGTCACTTCGAGCGGTGGGGGAGCCACGTATTCTGACGTACGAACGAATGAATGGTATTACGGATACGTTGAAACGTTACAGCAACTTCAAATTATCAATGGCTTTGGTGACGGTACATTCAGACCTAATGATCCTGTGACTCGCGAGCAAATGGTGGTTATTGTGATGAAAGCATTGGAAAGTCTAGGGTTGGCTCCTGCTGACAATATGCAGACTACCGGCGAGCAATTTGAAGATGATCAGGCCATTAGCGGATGGGCGAAGGAATCCGTCATTAGCGCAAGAGGTATGAATATCGTGTCGGGAACGGGTCAAAACCAGTTTGTACCGAAACAGTCGTCTAACCGAGCAGATACGGCAGTGTTTATTTGGAAAATGCTTCAGTATGCGAAATAA
- a CDS encoding aldo/keto reductase, with the protein MRTIELGTSNLQVPVIAVGCMRINNLSKTDAERFVQTALDEGANFFDHADIYGAGECEQIFAEAVHMNASVREKMILQSKCGIRRGMFDFSKEHILESVDGILDRLNTDYLDVLLLHRPDALVEPDEVAEAFDRLHSSGKVRHFGVSNQNPMQIQLLKKSVKQPLVANQLQLSITNTTMIDAGIHVNMLDDAAVNRDGSILDFCRLNDITIQPWSPFQYGFFEGVFLDNDKFPELNAKINEIAGKYGVTNTTIAIAWILRHPAQMQPVTGTTNVDRLKDCIKASEIRLTREEWYEIYRAAGNILP; encoded by the coding sequence ATGAGAACAATTGAATTGGGAACATCAAATCTGCAAGTACCTGTCATTGCAGTTGGATGCATGCGGATCAACAACTTAAGTAAAACCGATGCGGAGCGTTTTGTTCAGACTGCGCTAGATGAAGGCGCTAATTTCTTTGATCATGCGGATATTTATGGCGCAGGTGAGTGTGAACAAATATTTGCGGAAGCGGTTCACATGAATGCTTCTGTGCGGGAAAAGATGATTTTGCAATCCAAATGCGGGATTAGAAGAGGAATGTTCGACTTTTCCAAGGAGCACATCTTAGAATCCGTGGATGGCATTTTGGATCGCCTGAACACAGATTATTTGGATGTACTGCTATTGCACCGCCCGGATGCATTGGTTGAGCCCGATGAGGTAGCCGAAGCATTCGACAGACTTCATAGCAGTGGAAAAGTCCGCCATTTCGGCGTTTCGAATCAGAATCCTATGCAGATCCAATTGCTGAAAAAATCGGTGAAGCAGCCACTCGTGGCAAATCAATTGCAGCTTAGCATCACCAATACCACCATGATTGACGCAGGCATCCATGTGAATATGCTCGATGACGCGGCTGTTAATCGTGATGGCAGCATTTTAGATTTCTGCCGTTTGAACGATATCACAATACAGCCTTGGTCTCCTTTCCAGTATGGATTTTTTGAAGGAGTATTCCTGGACAATGACAAATTCCCGGAACTGAATGCAAAAATTAATGAGATTGCTGGTAAATATGGAGTGACTAATACTACGATTGCGATTGCGTGGATTCTCCGTCATCCGGCACAAATGCAACCTGTAACTGGAACAACGAATGTGGATCGTCTGAAGGATTGCATCAAGGCATCGGAAATCCGCCTGACCCGTGAGGAATGGTACGAGATTTATCGTGCGGCAGGGAATATATTGCCTTAA
- a CDS encoding aldo/keto reductase — translation MNSLKDCYQLTNGVQIPCIGFGTWQTPNGETAVTAVQEAIRLGYRHIDTASGYGNEESVGIAVKQSGIPREELFITSKLHNPDHGYENTMKAFEQTLKNLDMDYLDLYLIHWPNPIKYRDSWQEANAGSWKAFEELYAAGRIRSIGISNFHPRHIDELMKTATITPMVNQIRLCPGDTQDEVVDYCKARNIVLEAYSPLGTGSVFDVQEMQDIAQKYGKTIAQICIRWSLQMGFLPLPKSVTESRIKENAEVFDFELSAQDVQIIADLKGCCGYSLNPDLATF, via the coding sequence ATGAATTCATTAAAAGATTGCTATCAATTAACTAATGGAGTTCAAATACCCTGTATAGGTTTTGGCACTTGGCAGACACCGAATGGAGAAACCGCTGTGACTGCTGTGCAAGAAGCGATTAGGTTGGGGTATCGCCACATAGATACGGCATCGGGTTATGGCAATGAGGAAAGTGTTGGTATTGCGGTGAAACAAAGCGGCATCCCACGGGAAGAGCTCTTCATCACCAGTAAGCTACATAATCCTGATCATGGTTACGAGAACACAATGAAGGCATTTGAACAAACGCTGAAGAATCTGGATATGGACTACCTTGATCTCTATTTGATTCATTGGCCAAATCCGATTAAATATCGAGACTCTTGGCAGGAAGCAAATGCGGGTTCATGGAAAGCATTTGAAGAATTATATGCCGCTGGACGTATTCGTTCCATTGGGATCAGTAATTTTCATCCTCGTCATATCGATGAGCTTATGAAAACGGCAACGATTACACCTATGGTCAATCAGATCCGGCTTTGTCCAGGTGATACTCAGGATGAGGTGGTAGACTACTGTAAAGCTCGGAATATTGTATTGGAGGCATACAGTCCGCTGGGAACGGGGTCGGTCTTTGATGTACAGGAAATGCAGGATATCGCACAGAAGTATGGCAAAACTATAGCACAGATCTGTATTCGCTGGAGCTTGCAAATGGGCTTCTTACCGTTGCCTAAATCTGTGACGGAGTCCCGGATCAAAGAAAATGCCGAAGTGTTCGATTTCGAGCTTTCTGCACAGGATGTTCAGATTATTGCAGATCTGAAGGGTTGCTGTGGGTACTCTCTGAATCCTGATTTGGCTACATTCTAA
- a CDS encoding cohesin domain-containing protein — MILRGMRNRSLTLLLIFSLGLSLLLPVGAQAASEQASPLSKTKYGTPVDLGYPIRSTSINDGVMGTEDGRDVLYTTASTTPSVFNVIDVKNNELIRYFELKGVAQSWRHIIAPDGTVYIGAITSSNTGELWSYSPVTKTVQKLKGIGSEKSVWSMTTDPAGNVYIGTYDNGKLYRYNPKTTELKDYGTVLAGRNYIRSMAYDDGYIYAGMGLPFDVVKVNVETGVKEVISAEVPGILGVAHEKMEFAYDMAVVDKYLFVKASGEVGLTMVIYNLDEQKWEHKYIGVDPVSQRGVMSYNQIPVADGKAYIPAHGGIVEVDLTTLDTRNTGISFGTSLRGAAWVDMGIPELTPDRTIVTIQANGKLSALDVKNGIRKDLPGVVAKGGPIPIHNMERGTDGRLYMTAYPGGVGGVFDPTTNESTNFLIGQAEGIVSVGNKVYYGVYPGGHIYEVDITGGKLTEPKEIFQIGSGQDRPYKMEYADGKLIIGTIPDYGELGGALTIYDLATGDKQVYRDIIKDHSIVGLAYKDGKIYGSTTKYGGSNTTPPTNNPEVFVWDIAQKKMTMHTQLTALTGLGTHRMISGLTFGEDGLLYGGVDGILFALSPDDLSIVKQKNIYSDVKDYGMWRPYYSRWGEDGLLYIGLANRMTVVDTATMEHRSLTPSNFEMKFMTLAKDAEGHEQIYYTDDTKLMMIPISESTSTKTSVRNGCFEEPLNADGSIPGWSNAYTTTVTEFSLSSEQSYCGEPGQSLKVIDTAQGSPGTGSYLSDPIPVVRSGEYTASAKLYIEQGLIEGTRTDDSGIILYFYDKSGTRISTAAGTVIKGMPQKEWVDISATGVAPEQAAFARIAMYSSAWNMMIGYYDHVTFEGQSPGTLQLKGAGEISARDSFDVTLQAKDVTDLYAVQASLEFDPALFEIVDVQMANGFGSRSTAYLGWKQDSVNGRINIIATQLGDQALGGSMDIATITLKSKQAAEQANIVLSKQSLFADKNADVTKLSYMLSEDVILDVQYSFDVEDFNKDHQVNVQDITLIGKQLGKALDESNMMMDLNGDGVIDISDISLVVLKTLE, encoded by the coding sequence ATGATACTACGCGGTATGAGAAATCGTTCGCTGACTTTATTACTTATCTTCTCGCTGGGGCTGAGCTTGCTATTGCCGGTAGGGGCGCAGGCAGCTTCGGAGCAAGCTAGTCCATTGTCCAAAACAAAGTATGGTACACCTGTTGACCTTGGATATCCGATTCGTTCGACATCGATCAATGATGGAGTGATGGGCACTGAAGATGGAAGGGATGTTCTCTACACGACAGCATCGACAACTCCGTCAGTGTTTAATGTTATTGACGTGAAGAATAATGAGCTAATTCGATATTTCGAGCTTAAGGGTGTAGCTCAATCGTGGAGACATATCATTGCACCGGATGGAACTGTCTATATTGGTGCAATTACATCATCGAATACAGGAGAGCTGTGGAGCTACTCACCTGTTACCAAAACGGTCCAGAAGTTGAAGGGGATTGGAAGTGAAAAGTCGGTATGGTCCATGACGACCGATCCAGCGGGGAACGTGTATATTGGTACCTATGACAATGGTAAGTTGTATAGATATAATCCGAAGACAACAGAATTAAAGGATTATGGAACCGTGCTAGCTGGTCGCAATTATATTCGCTCGATGGCATATGACGATGGATATATCTATGCTGGGATGGGACTTCCGTTCGATGTTGTTAAGGTAAACGTAGAAACTGGTGTTAAGGAAGTCATTTCTGCTGAGGTACCAGGAATTCTAGGTGTCGCTCATGAAAAGATGGAGTTTGCCTATGATATGGCTGTAGTGGATAAGTATCTATTCGTCAAAGCAAGCGGGGAAGTAGGCTTGACGATGGTGATTTACAATCTAGATGAACAGAAGTGGGAACACAAATATATAGGTGTTGACCCCGTGAGCCAAAGGGGAGTGATGAGCTACAACCAGATCCCTGTTGCAGATGGCAAGGCGTATATTCCTGCTCACGGAGGAATTGTGGAAGTTGATTTAACAACTCTAGATACGAGAAATACAGGGATTAGCTTTGGAACATCGCTACGGGGAGCAGCTTGGGTTGATATGGGGATTCCTGAATTAACTCCAGATCGTACGATCGTAACGATTCAAGCTAACGGTAAATTATCAGCCCTTGATGTGAAGAATGGTATACGTAAGGATTTGCCTGGCGTTGTTGCTAAAGGCGGACCGATTCCTATTCACAATATGGAGCGTGGGACGGATGGACGTCTCTATATGACGGCTTATCCAGGTGGAGTTGGTGGCGTATTTGACCCAACAACGAATGAGTCAACTAACTTCTTGATCGGGCAAGCGGAAGGTATCGTATCTGTTGGTAATAAGGTTTATTACGGAGTGTATCCAGGCGGTCACATCTATGAGGTAGACATTACCGGCGGGAAATTGACTGAACCTAAGGAGATATTCCAAATCGGATCAGGTCAAGACAGACCTTATAAGATGGAATATGCCGACGGTAAGTTGATTATTGGTACAATCCCGGACTATGGTGAACTAGGCGGGGCACTGACGATCTATGATTTGGCTACTGGAGATAAGCAGGTTTATCGCGATATTATTAAAGATCATAGTATCGTTGGCCTTGCTTATAAGGATGGCAAGATTTATGGTTCAACAACTAAATATGGCGGTTCAAACACAACGCCACCAACGAATAACCCAGAGGTTTTTGTATGGGATATAGCGCAGAAAAAAATGACGATGCATACTCAGCTAACAGCACTGACAGGGCTTGGTACACATCGTATGATTAGTGGCTTAACATTTGGTGAAGACGGTTTGCTATATGGTGGTGTCGACGGAATTCTCTTCGCTTTGAGCCCAGATGATCTCTCTATCGTTAAGCAGAAAAATATCTATTCTGATGTAAAAGATTACGGGATGTGGCGTCCTTATTACTCCCGTTGGGGTGAGGACGGTCTCCTCTATATCGGACTTGCGAATCGGATGACGGTTGTGGATACAGCAACGATGGAGCATCGTTCGCTTACGCCAAGCAATTTTGAAATGAAGTTCATGACACTTGCAAAGGACGCTGAAGGGCATGAACAAATTTACTATACAGATGACACAAAATTGATGATGATTCCTATATCCGAATCTACTAGCACCAAGACGTCAGTGAGAAATGGATGCTTTGAAGAGCCGCTAAATGCGGATGGATCTATTCCAGGCTGGAGCAATGCTTACACGACTACAGTGACTGAGTTTAGTCTTTCGAGTGAGCAAAGTTACTGCGGAGAACCGGGTCAGAGCCTAAAGGTCATCGACACAGCACAAGGCAGCCCGGGAACCGGTAGCTATCTAAGTGATCCTATTCCGGTTGTTCGTAGTGGCGAATATACAGCATCTGCGAAGCTCTATATTGAGCAAGGACTTATAGAAGGAACAAGAACAGATGATTCAGGCATTATATTATATTTCTATGATAAATCCGGTACTCGGATCAGCACGGCAGCGGGTACGGTGATCAAAGGTATGCCGCAAAAAGAATGGGTTGATATCTCAGCAACTGGAGTTGCTCCTGAGCAAGCAGCATTTGCGCGGATTGCCATGTATTCATCAGCTTGGAATATGATGATTGGATACTATGATCATGTAACCTTTGAGGGACAATCACCAGGTACTCTGCAATTGAAAGGCGCTGGTGAAATATCTGCTCGGGATTCATTTGACGTAACATTACAGGCTAAAGACGTTACTGATCTGTATGCTGTGCAAGCGTCGCTGGAATTTGATCCGGCTCTGTTTGAAATAGTTGACGTTCAGATGGCTAATGGATTCGGTTCTCGATCTACTGCTTATTTAGGCTGGAAACAAGATAGCGTGAATGGCAGAATCAACATCATCGCAACTCAACTTGGCGATCAAGCGCTGGGTGGCAGTATGGACATAGCGACTATCACCCTTAAGTCGAAGCAGGCTGCAGAACAGGCAAATATAGTACTTTCTAAGCAGTCATTATTTGCTGACAAGAATGCCGACGTAACCAAGCTGTCTTATATGCTGTCTGAAGATGTAATTCTTGATGTTCAGTACTCTTTCGATGTTGAAGATTTCAACAAAGACCATCAGGTGAACGTTCAAGATATCACGCTTATAGGGAAGCAATTAGGGAAGGCGTTAGACGAAAGTAATATGATGATGGATCTGAATGGTGATGGGGTCATTGATATTAGTGATATTTCACTGGTTGTATTGAAAACATTGGAATAG
- a CDS encoding MerR family transcriptional regulator, whose translation MDYSIKQISEKTNLKAHVLRYYEKEGLLPCVTRSKSGIRRYSEDDLEWIGLICCLKNTGMSIKQIKDFVELSTQGDETLKQRCTLLIEHKKNVEIQITEMQKHLQKVTHKIEHFSAQYEEYTSHNLESACPEKVH comes from the coding sequence ATGGATTACTCTATTAAACAAATATCAGAAAAAACAAATTTAAAGGCGCATGTATTACGCTACTATGAAAAAGAGGGACTGTTACCTTGTGTAACCCGGAGTAAAAGTGGCATCCGCCGTTACTCTGAAGACGATTTGGAGTGGATCGGGTTAATTTGCTGTCTCAAGAACACCGGAATGTCTATCAAGCAGATTAAAGATTTTGTGGAGCTTAGCACGCAAGGCGATGAAACACTAAAACAACGGTGTACTCTGCTGATAGAGCATAAAAAAAACGTTGAAATACAAATTACAGAAATGCAAAAACACTTACAGAAAGTTACTCATAAGATTGAACATTTCTCTGCACAATACGAAGAGTATACTTCCCACAATCTAGAATCGGCATGCCCGGAAAAAGTACACTAA
- a CDS encoding extracellular solute-binding protein, whose protein sequence is MTDRPRRSTFRKRYEEMMITLRNEIITGIWEEGSYLPSEFDIAERFELSKNSVRKGLDLLVSEGFIEKIPRIGNRILKSPMGVTIKFGYYQSLLDEADLKSLIDEFHKQHPLIRINMVPMPLNHIHPTMRDYMESEDIDVMSINNQNFELFINPDGPPDLLEPLQQEEGIYPILTEPFMRDGILYVQPFLFSPVILCYNKQHFAANHVPEPDSSWTWDTIKKVAKQLSNGSDHYGFFFHFLSDNRWPIFLLQNNVRFNRGSDTTKQLELDESALQESLQVLMDLLEQVFPPFISENDDDAEMLFCQQKVSMILTSYFCLNMIKDVDFAYDISPLPYLGTPKTLLIVIGLAVNKHSKNKQAAQTFINYLMSHETQLKIRQNTLSIPSLKSAAEWDGQGDIKQPSRYFVYRETFPSFGYHTALNVTYSELGDIRQRIKLYLSKMEGLDVFS, encoded by the coding sequence ATGACAGATAGACCGCGACGTTCTACATTTAGAAAACGCTATGAGGAAATGATGATCACATTAAGAAACGAAATCATTACAGGAATTTGGGAGGAAGGGAGCTACTTACCCTCCGAATTTGATATAGCCGAGCGATTTGAATTAAGCAAAAACTCCGTCCGAAAAGGACTAGATCTTCTTGTCTCCGAGGGATTCATTGAAAAAATACCGCGGATTGGCAACCGTATTCTAAAGTCGCCTATGGGAGTAACGATTAAATTCGGATATTATCAATCTCTATTAGATGAAGCTGATCTTAAATCCTTGATTGATGAGTTTCATAAGCAGCATCCACTTATCCGAATCAATATGGTCCCGATGCCCCTTAACCATATACACCCAACAATGAGAGACTACATGGAGTCAGAAGATATAGATGTAATGTCCATTAATAATCAAAACTTTGAGCTATTCATTAACCCTGATGGTCCGCCTGACCTGCTTGAACCGTTGCAACAGGAAGAGGGAATCTATCCGATTTTAACTGAACCTTTTATGCGCGATGGCATACTATACGTTCAGCCCTTCTTGTTCTCACCCGTCATTCTTTGTTACAATAAGCAGCATTTTGCTGCAAATCATGTTCCAGAGCCTGACAGCAGTTGGACGTGGGATACGATTAAAAAAGTAGCGAAACAGCTTTCGAATGGGAGTGATCATTACGGATTCTTCTTCCATTTTCTTTCCGATAACCGTTGGCCAATTTTCTTATTGCAGAATAACGTCCGCTTTAATCGAGGGAGCGATACTACCAAGCAACTGGAACTTGATGAATCCGCACTTCAAGAGAGCCTTCAAGTATTAATGGATTTGCTGGAGCAAGTCTTTCCACCGTTCATATCGGAAAATGATGACGATGCAGAGATGTTATTTTGTCAACAGAAGGTCTCCATGATCTTGACATCTTACTTTTGCCTGAATATGATTAAGGACGTTGATTTTGCCTATGACATTTCCCCATTGCCTTATCTTGGTACCCCAAAAACCTTGCTTATCGTGATCGGACTTGCCGTCAATAAGCATTCCAAGAATAAGCAGGCAGCGCAAACCTTTATTAATTACTTGATGTCTCACGAGACCCAGCTCAAAATTAGACAAAATACACTAAGCATCCCTAGTCTTAAGAGTGCAGCCGAATGGGATGGACAAGGAGACATTAAGCAGCCTTCACGCTATTTCGTATACCGGGAGACCTTCCCAAGCTTCGGTTACCATACAGCACTTAACGTAACGTACTCGGAACTTGGAGACATCCGCCAGCGAATTAAACTATACCTATCCAAGATGGAAGGTTTAGATGTGTTTTCTTGA